One stretch of Janibacter limosus DNA includes these proteins:
- a CDS encoding substrate-binding domain-containing protein, which yields MSRFSRVSVAATSAMAALALAACSSSGGKQTEEGGGSAGGVDTPEMTVAFITHAEPGDTFWDQVRAGAEDAAKKNNVKLEYTANPEGAGQSNLVQQAVDKKVDGIAVTLAKPEAMKGNVEKAVGADIPVVALNAGMNEWKDMGALSFFGQDDELAGEAAGERLTEEKAGKTLCVIQEQGHVGLEARCKGVAKTFDKSEKIYVKGTDTANVQSTITAKLQQDKSITHVLTLGAPFALIAQKSVKEASSEAKVATFDLNDEALKQIKGGGIEWAVDQQPYVQGYQAVDSLWLRVNKGASVGGGEPSFTGPAFVDDKNVDLLLED from the coding sequence ATGTCCCGTTTTTCACGCGTCAGCGTCGCCGCGACGTCGGCCATGGCCGCGCTCGCACTCGCCGCATGCTCCTCCTCCGGGGGCAAGCAGACCGAGGAGGGCGGAGGCAGCGCGGGTGGTGTCGACACCCCCGAGATGACCGTCGCCTTCATCACCCACGCCGAGCCCGGTGACACCTTCTGGGACCAGGTGCGCGCCGGTGCCGAGGACGCCGCCAAGAAGAACAACGTCAAGCTCGAGTACACCGCCAACCCCGAGGGGGCCGGGCAGTCCAACCTTGTCCAGCAGGCGGTCGACAAGAAGGTCGACGGCATCGCCGTCACCCTCGCCAAGCCCGAGGCGATGAAGGGCAATGTCGAGAAGGCCGTCGGCGCCGACATCCCCGTCGTCGCGCTCAACGCCGGCATGAACGAGTGGAAGGACATGGGCGCCCTGTCCTTCTTCGGCCAGGACGACGAGCTCGCCGGCGAGGCTGCGGGCGAGCGCCTCACCGAGGAAAAGGCGGGCAAGACCCTCTGCGTCATCCAGGAGCAGGGCCACGTCGGGCTCGAGGCGCGCTGCAAGGGCGTCGCCAAGACCTTCGACAAGTCCGAGAAGATCTACGTCAAGGGCACCGACACCGCCAACGTGCAGTCGACGATCACCGCCAAGCTGCAGCAGGACAAGAGCATCACGCACGTGCTGACGCTCGGCGCCCCCTTCGCCCTCATCGCGCAGAAGTCGGTCAAGGAGGCCAGCAGCGAGGCCAAGGTCGCGACCTTCGACCTCAACGACGAGGCGCTCAAGCAGATCAAGGGCGGCGGCATCGAGTGGGCGGTCGACCAGCAGCCCTACGTCCAGGGCTACCAGGCCGTCGACTCGCTGTGGCTGCGCGTCAACAAGGGCGCCTCCGTCGGCGGCGGCGAGCCGAGCTTCACCGGGCCCGCCTTCGTCGACGACAAGAACGTCGACCTGCTGCTCGAGGACTGA
- the iolD gene encoding 3D-(3,5/4)-trihydroxycyclohexane-1,2-dione acylhydrolase (decyclizing), translated as MGETLRDARGASSSGHIRLTVAQALVRFLEAQWSERDGERQRLFAGVLGIFGHGNVAGVGQALLQAELARGDGPGHLPYVLARNEQAMVHTSVAYAKQKDRLQTWACTASVGPGSTNMLTGAALATINRIPVLLLPSSIFATRAAGPLLQELEQPHGGDLTVNDAFRPLSRFYDEVRRPEQLPSILLSAMRVLTDPAETGAVTISLPQDVQAEAFDWPLELFAERTHHVARPPAEPSRIEQAAQIIRSARRPMIVAGGGVHYSQAEDALAALCAATGIPVGETQAGKGSLLHGNPQLLGAVGSTGTAAANAVAAQADVVIGVGTRYQDFTTASRTAFAAEGVRFVNLNITPFDAVKHSGLTVVGDAREGLTALTAALDGWSVDEDYRQEQAGLWADWDAQVEAAHHPSSQITDALADGLLTQGEVLGLVNELSDPRDVVLCAAGSMPGDLHKTWRVRDRRGYHVEYGYSCMGYEVPASLGIRWADPTRDVFAMVGDGGYLMMPTELVTAVQERTKVIVVLVQNHGFHSIGSLSQSLGSQRYGTAYRGRGDGGRLDGDRLPVDLAANARSLGAHVIEVHERAGLEAAIREAKAAPADDGPVVIHVETDPMVFGPDSGSWWDVPVGEVSELDSTREARATYEQHKSRQRSHLDPAEIPRVDDASPQTHN; from the coding sequence ATGGGCGAGACCCTTCGAGACGCTCGCGGAGCGAGCTCCTCAGGGCACATCCGGCTCACGGTGGCCCAGGCGCTCGTGCGCTTCCTGGAGGCCCAGTGGAGCGAGCGCGACGGCGAGCGGCAGCGCCTCTTCGCCGGGGTGCTCGGCATCTTCGGCCACGGCAATGTCGCCGGTGTCGGCCAGGCGCTGCTCCAGGCCGAGCTGGCCCGCGGCGACGGCCCGGGCCACCTGCCCTACGTGCTGGCCCGCAACGAGCAGGCGATGGTGCACACCTCCGTCGCCTATGCCAAGCAGAAGGACCGGCTGCAGACCTGGGCGTGCACCGCCTCGGTCGGCCCCGGCAGCACCAACATGCTCACCGGCGCCGCGCTCGCGACGATCAACCGGATCCCGGTGCTGCTGCTGCCGAGCTCGATCTTCGCCACCCGGGCCGCCGGGCCGCTGCTGCAGGAGCTGGAGCAGCCCCACGGCGGGGACCTCACGGTCAACGACGCCTTCCGCCCGCTCTCGCGCTTCTACGACGAGGTGCGCCGGCCCGAGCAGCTGCCGAGCATCCTGCTCTCGGCGATGCGGGTGCTCACCGACCCCGCCGAGACCGGGGCCGTGACCATCTCCCTCCCGCAGGACGTGCAGGCGGAGGCCTTCGACTGGCCGCTCGAGCTCTTCGCCGAGCGCACCCACCACGTGGCCAGGCCCCCGGCCGAGCCGTCACGGATCGAGCAGGCTGCGCAGATCATCCGCTCGGCGCGGCGACCGATGATCGTCGCGGGCGGCGGCGTCCACTACTCGCAGGCCGAGGACGCGCTCGCGGCCCTGTGCGCCGCGACCGGCATCCCCGTCGGCGAGACGCAGGCTGGCAAGGGCTCGCTCCTGCACGGCAACCCGCAGCTCCTCGGCGCGGTCGGCTCCACCGGGACCGCCGCCGCCAATGCCGTTGCGGCGCAGGCCGATGTCGTCATCGGCGTCGGGACGAGGTACCAGGACTTCACGACCGCCTCCCGCACGGCCTTCGCCGCCGAAGGGGTGCGCTTCGTCAATCTCAACATCACCCCCTTCGACGCGGTGAAGCACTCCGGCCTGACGGTCGTCGGCGACGCCCGCGAGGGTCTCACCGCGCTGACCGCCGCGCTCGACGGCTGGTCCGTCGACGAAGACTACCGGCAGGAGCAGGCCGGCCTGTGGGCCGACTGGGACGCGCAGGTCGAGGCGGCCCACCACCCTTCGTCGCAGATCACCGACGCGCTCGCCGACGGCCTGCTCACCCAGGGCGAGGTCCTCGGGCTCGTCAACGAGCTCTCCGACCCCCGCGACGTCGTGCTGTGTGCCGCCGGCTCCATGCCCGGCGACCTGCACAAGACCTGGCGGGTCCGCGACCGACGCGGCTACCACGTCGAGTACGGCTACTCCTGCATGGGCTACGAGGTGCCGGCCTCGCTCGGCATCCGCTGGGCCGACCCGACCCGCGACGTCTTCGCGATGGTCGGCGACGGCGGCTACCTCATGATGCCGACCGAGCTCGTCACCGCGGTCCAGGAGCGGACCAAGGTCATCGTCGTGCTCGTGCAGAACCACGGCTTCCACTCCATCGGGTCGCTCTCCCAGTCCCTCGGCAGCCAGCGGTACGGCACGGCCTACCGGGGCCGCGGCGACGGGGGGCGCCTCGACGGCGACCGGCTGCCCGTCGACCTCGCCGCCAACGCGCGCTCGCTCGGCGCCCACGTCATCGAGGTGCACGAACGGGCCGGGCTCGAGGCCGCCATCCGCGAAGCCAAGGCAGCCCCGGCCGACGACGGGCCCGTCGTCATCCACGTCGAGACCGACCCGATGGTCTTCGGGCCCGACTCCGGCTCGTGGTGGGACGTGCCCGTCGGCGAGGTGAGCGAGCTCGACAGCACCCGCGAGGCGCGAGCCACCTACGAGCAGCACAAGAGCCGACAACGTTCGCATCTCGACCCGGCGGAGATCCCGCGTGTCGACGACGCGAGCCCCCAGACTCACAACTGA
- a CDS encoding ATP-binding cassette domain-containing protein produces MSIQTTPRRAADVEPLVVMKNVGKSYGNVNALQGVNLEVYPGEVTCVLGDNGAGKSTLIKIMAGLHEHTSGSFEVAGVKRQLASPRAAQALGIATVYQDLALAPLMSVWRNFFMGNEIRKGPFLDSRAMRRIADEELQKMGIQIGDLDRPVGGLSGGQKQCIAIARAIYFGAKVIILDEPTAALGVKQSGVVLKYIAKARDAGLGVVFITHNPHHAYLVGNHFIILKLGRLTLDAHRDELTLDQLTAEMAGGQELDALKHELGDVDPGKTVDPDNPEVQLAGPGKPEVQEEKPQ; encoded by the coding sequence ATGAGCATCCAGACCACGCCGCGGCGCGCGGCCGACGTCGAGCCCCTCGTCGTCATGAAAAACGTCGGCAAGTCCTACGGCAACGTCAATGCGCTGCAGGGCGTCAACCTCGAGGTCTACCCCGGCGAGGTCACCTGCGTCCTCGGTGACAACGGTGCCGGCAAGTCGACGCTCATCAAGATCATGGCCGGCCTGCACGAGCACACCTCGGGCAGCTTCGAGGTCGCGGGCGTCAAGCGCCAGCTCGCGTCGCCGCGCGCGGCGCAGGCCCTGGGCATCGCGACGGTCTACCAGGACCTCGCCCTGGCGCCGCTCATGTCGGTGTGGCGCAACTTCTTCATGGGCAACGAGATCCGCAAGGGTCCCTTCCTCGACTCGCGGGCGATGCGACGCATCGCCGACGAGGAGCTGCAGAAGATGGGGATCCAGATCGGGGACCTCGACCGGCCGGTCGGTGGTCTCTCCGGTGGGCAGAAGCAGTGCATCGCCATCGCCCGCGCGATCTACTTCGGCGCAAAGGTCATCATCCTCGACGAGCCGACCGCAGCCCTGGGTGTCAAGCAGTCGGGGGTGGTCCTCAAGTACATCGCCAAGGCTCGCGATGCCGGCCTCGGGGTCGTCTTCATCACCCACAACCCGCACCACGCCTACCTCGTCGGCAACCACTTCATCATCCTCAAGCTCGGTCGGCTCACCCTCGACGCGCACCGCGACGAGCTGACGCTCGACCAGCTGACCGCGGAGATGGCCGGTGGCCAGGAGCTCGACGCCCTCAAGCACGAGCTCGGCGACGTCGACCCCGGCAAGACCGTCGACCCGGACAACCCGGAGGTCCAGCTCGCCGGCCCCGGCAAGCCCGAGGTGCAGGAGGAGAAGCCGCAGTGA
- a CDS encoding Gfo/Idh/MocA family protein, producing the protein MTSIPEEGARARLEGLRVGVVGVGLMGADHARRLATRIAGASLTALADPDEGRVGALAEELDGIAVHADPLDLIASDDVDAVVLASPGSVHEEQLLACIERGVHVLCEKPLTMDSESSLRVVEAERAGGRDLVQVGFMRRFDPEYVRLKALLDSGRMGRTLLLHQTHRNKSVPHPDFRSEMIVRDSLVHEIDCARWLLGEEIVSIQVISPTPTSHAREGVVDPQIAILRTASGAVVTNEVFVNARTGYEVRVEAVAERGSAIIGRPASGVYTTTADPGGGDGSWGGPIDPDYRVRFERAYDLEVQAWVDASRRGEVVGPTSRDGYVSTLVCTAGMQSLASGVPVAVETPGS; encoded by the coding sequence GTGACCTCGATTCCTGAGGAGGGTGCCCGCGCCCGTCTCGAAGGGCTTCGCGTCGGGGTCGTCGGCGTCGGCCTCATGGGTGCCGACCACGCGCGCCGGCTGGCCACCCGCATCGCCGGCGCGAGCCTGACGGCGCTCGCCGACCCCGACGAGGGGCGGGTCGGTGCCCTCGCCGAGGAGCTCGACGGGATCGCAGTGCACGCCGATCCGCTCGACCTCATCGCCTCCGACGACGTCGACGCCGTCGTGCTCGCGTCCCCCGGGTCGGTCCACGAGGAGCAGCTGCTCGCGTGCATCGAACGAGGTGTGCACGTGCTGTGCGAGAAGCCGCTGACGATGGACAGCGAGTCCTCGCTGCGCGTCGTCGAGGCCGAGCGCGCCGGTGGTCGTGACCTCGTGCAGGTGGGCTTCATGCGGCGCTTCGACCCGGAGTACGTGCGGCTGAAGGCGCTGCTGGACTCGGGGCGGATGGGCCGCACGCTGCTGCTCCACCAGACGCACCGCAACAAGAGCGTGCCCCACCCCGACTTCCGCTCCGAGATGATCGTGCGCGACTCCCTCGTCCACGAGATCGACTGCGCGCGCTGGCTGCTCGGCGAGGAGATCGTCTCGATCCAGGTCATCAGCCCGACGCCGACCTCGCACGCGCGCGAGGGGGTCGTCGACCCGCAGATCGCGATCCTGCGCACGGCGTCGGGGGCGGTCGTGACCAACGAGGTCTTCGTCAACGCTCGCACGGGGTACGAGGTGCGGGTCGAGGCGGTGGCCGAGCGGGGCAGCGCGATCATCGGCCGCCCCGCGAGCGGCGTCTACACGACGACAGCCGACCCGGGCGGTGGCGATGGCTCCTGGGGCGGACCGATCGACCCCGACTACCGGGTGCGGTTCGAGCGTGCCTACGACCTCGAGGTGCAGGCCTGGGTCGACGCCTCCCGCCGCGGCGAGGTCGTCGGACCGACGAGCCGCGACGGCTACGTCTCGACCCTCGTGTGCACCGCCGGCATGCAGTCGCTGGCGAGTGGTGTCCCGGTCGCCGTCGAGACACCCGGCTCGTGA
- a CDS encoding ABC transporter permease, with the protein MTAQTAAPEADDRVVAKGRAGLLFARPEVGALIGALAVMALFLAVAPSFRSLGNTGTILYEASAIGVMAVGVSLLMVGGEFDLSTGVAATASGICAALTAWNFGLNVWIGVLAALVFSLLVGAFNGWLLMRTGLPSFLVTLGTFFVLQGANLAVTRLVGGTVSTPTISDMDGYASAQQVFAWSVSVGPVTIKSLVVYWLVMVVVGSLVLQRTQIGNWIFAVGGDAAAARAVGVPVTRVKIGLFMTVGFCAWMLGMHLLFSYQVMQSGEGVGQEFIYIIAAVVGGCLLTGGYGSVVGAALGALIFGMTRMGINYAGWNVDWFFTFLGVMLLLATLVNLYVKKKADAR; encoded by the coding sequence ATGACCGCACAGACCGCCGCACCCGAGGCGGACGACCGAGTCGTGGCGAAGGGGAGGGCCGGCCTCCTCTTCGCCCGGCCCGAGGTCGGGGCGCTCATCGGCGCCCTGGCCGTCATGGCCCTCTTCCTCGCCGTCGCCCCGTCCTTCCGCAGCCTGGGCAACACCGGCACGATCCTCTACGAGGCCTCCGCCATCGGCGTCATGGCCGTCGGCGTCTCGCTGCTCATGGTCGGAGGCGAGTTCGACCTGTCGACCGGTGTCGCGGCGACGGCATCGGGGATCTGCGCGGCCCTCACCGCCTGGAACTTCGGGCTCAACGTCTGGATCGGCGTGCTCGCGGCGCTCGTCTTCTCCCTGCTCGTCGGGGCCTTCAACGGCTGGCTGCTCATGCGCACCGGGCTGCCGAGCTTCCTCGTGACGCTCGGGACCTTCTTCGTGCTCCAGGGTGCCAACCTCGCCGTGACGCGGCTCGTCGGCGGCACCGTCTCGACGCCGACGATCTCCGACATGGACGGCTACGCCTCTGCGCAGCAGGTCTTCGCATGGAGCGTCTCCGTCGGTCCGGTGACCATCAAGTCGCTCGTCGTCTACTGGCTCGTCATGGTCGTGGTCGGCTCGCTCGTGCTGCAGCGGACCCAGATCGGCAACTGGATCTTCGCCGTCGGCGGTGACGCCGCTGCCGCCCGCGCCGTGGGCGTCCCCGTCACGCGGGTCAAGATCGGGCTCTTCATGACCGTCGGCTTCTGCGCCTGGATGCTCGGTATGCACCTGCTGTTTTCGTACCAGGTGATGCAGTCCGGCGAGGGTGTCGGCCAGGAGTTCATCTACATCATCGCCGCGGTCGTCGGTGGCTGCCTGCTCACCGGTGGCTACGGGTCGGTCGTCGGCGCGGCCCTCGGCGCGCTGATCTTCGGCATGACCCGCATGGGCATCAACTACGCGGGCTGGAACGTCGACTGGTTCTTCACCTTCCTCGGCGTGATGCTCCTGCTCGCGACCCTCGTCAACCTCTACGTCAAGAAGAAGGCGGACGCACGATGA